The Apium graveolens cultivar Ventura chromosome 6, ASM990537v1, whole genome shotgun sequence genome contains a region encoding:
- the LOC141668676 gene encoding uncharacterized protein LOC141668676 isoform X2: MGDPPSSQKSDHYSTLGIPKTATLSEICSAYKYLVNKWHPDKHHSNKVEAGEQFQKITEAYRVLSNKKREESAIPILSDNELKTPKASKKTSQEKNKDGEFYISSPRSASPTRLEINASSHTSSKGKKSKKSKKSKRADAHGSSPTQKSGNPIIYSQSTSRKKPQPIEKKLECTLEELLQGCVKHIKITRDAISENGHIAQEEETLKIRVKPGWKKGTKITFEDKGDEKPGGEEMTLSFDEILYPGYVKVIPGQGMPKPKQEGKKGDLRLNFLVEFPRELSNDQRSNVKNILNECS, translated from the exons ATGGGAGATCCTCCATCTTCTCAAAAATCCGACCACTACAGCACACTTGGAATCCCTAAAACTGCTACCCTATCAGAGATTTGCAGCGCATACAAATATCTTGTAAATAAATGGCATCCTGATAAGCACCATTCCAACAAAGTTGAAGCTGGCGAACAGTTTCAGAAAATCACTGAAGCCTATAGG GTGCTTAGTAACAAGAAAAGAGAAGAGAGTGCAATACCTATTTTATCAGATAACGAGTTAAAAACACCAAAAGCTTCTAAAAAGACATCTCAGGAAAAGAACAAAGATGGTGAGTTCTATATCTCCAGCCCTAGAAGCGCAAGCCCCACGCGATTAGAGATTAATGCAAGCTCCCACACATCATCGAAAGGGAAAAAAAGCAAGAAAAGCAAGAAATCAAAAAGAGCAGATGCCCATGGATCATCACCAACCCAAAAAAGTGGTAATCCTATTATATATTCACAATCCACTTCTAGGAAGAAGCCTCAGCCCATTGAGAAAAAGCTTGAATGCACACTTGAAGAATTATTGCAAGGATGTGTCAAGCATATCAAGATTACAAGAGATGCCATTTCTGAAAACGG GCATATTGCTCAAGAGGAAGAGACGCTGAAGATTAGAGTTAAGCCAGGATGGAAAAAAGGAACAAAAATTACTTTTGAAGACAAGGGAGATGAAAAACCAG GAGGTGAAGAAATGACTTTGTCATTTGACGAGATCTTGTACCCAGGTTATGTAAAGGTCATCCCAGGACAAGGCATGCCTAAACCAAAACAAGAAGGAAAAAAAGGAGACCTCAGACTTAATTTTCTCGTGGAGTTCCCTAGAGAGTTGAGCAATGACCAACGCTCTaatgttaaaaatattttaaatgaaTGTTCTTGA
- the LOC141668676 gene encoding uncharacterized protein LOC141668676 isoform X3 translates to MGDPPSSQKSDHYSTLGIPKTATLSEICSAYKYLVNKWHPDKHHSNKVEAGEQFQKITEAYRVLSNKKREESAIPILSDNELKTPKASKKTSQEKNKDGEFYISSPRSASPTRLEINASSHTSSKGKKSKKSKKSKRADAHGSSPTQKSGNPIIYSQSTSRKKPQPIEKKLECTLEELLQGCVKHIKITRDAISENGHIAQEEETLKIRVKPGWKKGTKITFEDKGDEKPGYVKVIPGQGMPKPKQEGKKGDLRLNFLVEFPRELSNDQRSNVKNILNECS, encoded by the exons ATGGGAGATCCTCCATCTTCTCAAAAATCCGACCACTACAGCACACTTGGAATCCCTAAAACTGCTACCCTATCAGAGATTTGCAGCGCATACAAATATCTTGTAAATAAATGGCATCCTGATAAGCACCATTCCAACAAAGTTGAAGCTGGCGAACAGTTTCAGAAAATCACTGAAGCCTATAGG GTGCTTAGTAACAAGAAAAGAGAAGAGAGTGCAATACCTATTTTATCAGATAACGAGTTAAAAACACCAAAAGCTTCTAAAAAGACATCTCAGGAAAAGAACAAAGATGGTGAGTTCTATATCTCCAGCCCTAGAAGCGCAAGCCCCACGCGATTAGAGATTAATGCAAGCTCCCACACATCATCGAAAGGGAAAAAAAGCAAGAAAAGCAAGAAATCAAAAAGAGCAGATGCCCATGGATCATCACCAACCCAAAAAAGTGGTAATCCTATTATATATTCACAATCCACTTCTAGGAAGAAGCCTCAGCCCATTGAGAAAAAGCTTGAATGCACACTTGAAGAATTATTGCAAGGATGTGTCAAGCATATCAAGATTACAAGAGATGCCATTTCTGAAAACGG GCATATTGCTCAAGAGGAAGAGACGCTGAAGATTAGAGTTAAGCCAGGATGGAAAAAAGGAACAAAAATTACTTTTGAAGACAAGGGAGATGAAAAACCAG GTTATGTAAAGGTCATCCCAGGACAAGGCATGCCTAAACCAAAACAAGAAGGAAAAAAAGGAGACCTCAGACTTAATTTTCTCGTGGAGTTCCCTAGAGAGTTGAGCAATGACCAACGCTCTaatgttaaaaatattttaaatgaaTGTTCTTGA
- the LOC141668676 gene encoding uncharacterized protein LOC141668676 isoform X1: MGDPPSSQKSDHYSTLGIPKTATLSEICSAYKYLVNKWHPDKHHSNKVEAGEQFQKITEAYRVLSNKKREESAIPILSDNELKTPKASKKTSQEKNKDGEFYISSPRSASPTRLEINASSHTSSKGKKSKKSKKSKRADAHGSSPTQKSGNPIIYSQSTSRKKPQPIEKKLECTLEELLQGCVKHIKITRDAISENGHIAQEEETLKIRVKPGWKKGTKITFEDKGDEKPGSLPADIIFIINEKRHPLFKRDGDDLQLGVKVPLIEALTGCTITVPLLGGEEMTLSFDEILYPGYVKVIPGQGMPKPKQEGKKGDLRLNFLVEFPRELSNDQRSNVKNILNECS; this comes from the exons ATGGGAGATCCTCCATCTTCTCAAAAATCCGACCACTACAGCACACTTGGAATCCCTAAAACTGCTACCCTATCAGAGATTTGCAGCGCATACAAATATCTTGTAAATAAATGGCATCCTGATAAGCACCATTCCAACAAAGTTGAAGCTGGCGAACAGTTTCAGAAAATCACTGAAGCCTATAGG GTGCTTAGTAACAAGAAAAGAGAAGAGAGTGCAATACCTATTTTATCAGATAACGAGTTAAAAACACCAAAAGCTTCTAAAAAGACATCTCAGGAAAAGAACAAAGATGGTGAGTTCTATATCTCCAGCCCTAGAAGCGCAAGCCCCACGCGATTAGAGATTAATGCAAGCTCCCACACATCATCGAAAGGGAAAAAAAGCAAGAAAAGCAAGAAATCAAAAAGAGCAGATGCCCATGGATCATCACCAACCCAAAAAAGTGGTAATCCTATTATATATTCACAATCCACTTCTAGGAAGAAGCCTCAGCCCATTGAGAAAAAGCTTGAATGCACACTTGAAGAATTATTGCAAGGATGTGTCAAGCATATCAAGATTACAAGAGATGCCATTTCTGAAAACGG GCATATTGCTCAAGAGGAAGAGACGCTGAAGATTAGAGTTAAGCCAGGATGGAAAAAAGGAACAAAAATTACTTTTGAAGACAAGGGAGATGAAAAACCAGGTAGTCTTCCAGctgatataatttttataattaacgAGAAAAGACATCCTCTTTTTAAGCGAGACGGGGATGATTTACAGCTCGGAGTTAAGGTTCCTTTAATTGAAGCTTTAACCGGTTGCACCATTACTGTCCCCTTATTAGGAGGTGAAGAAATGACTTTGTCATTTGACGAGATCTTGTACCCAGGTTATGTAAAGGTCATCCCAGGACAAGGCATGCCTAAACCAAAACAAGAAGGAAAAAAAGGAGACCTCAGACTTAATTTTCTCGTGGAGTTCCCTAGAGAGTTGAGCAATGACCAACGCTCTaatgttaaaaatattttaaatgaaTGTTCTTGA